In Raphanus sativus cultivar WK10039 chromosome 5, ASM80110v3, whole genome shotgun sequence, the following proteins share a genomic window:
- the LOC108835024 gene encoding uncharacterized protein LOC108835024 — protein MKYVLVTGGVVSGLGKGVTASSIGLLLQACGLRVTSIKIDPYLNTDAGTMSPFEHGEVFVLDDGGEVDLDLGNYERFLDSTLTRDNNLTTGKIYQAVIDKERKGDYLGRTVQVVPHITDAIQEWIERVANVPVDGKEGPPDVCVIELGGTIGDIESMPFIEALGQFSYKVGPGNFCIVHVSLVPVLSVVGEQKTKPTQHSVRGLRSLGLTPNILACRSTKALEDNVKTKLSQFCHVPEENIVTLYDVPNIWHVPLLLRDQKAHEAILKELNLLGKAVEADVTEWTARTKVYDTLQEPVRIAMVGKYTGLTDSYLSVLKALLHASVACHKKLVVDWVAASDLEEITAHEAPDVHKAAWDLLKGADGILVPGGFGDRGVQGKILATKYARENQVPFLGICLGMQLAVVEFARSILGFEDANSTEFEPETSSPCVIFMPEGSTTHMGGTMRLGSRRTHFQVLDCKSAKLYGNAKFVDERHRHRYEVNPDMIQEIENAGLLFVGKDETGRRMEIVELQNHPYFVGVQFHPEFKSRPGKPSALFLGLIAAASGCLEAALQASGKVSKVSTTRVANGTATGKVYQNGSVYGNGNGLHH, from the exons ATGAAGTATGTTTTGGTGACAGGAGGAGTGGTGAGTGGACTTGGGAAAGGAGTCACTGCAAGTAGCATTGGACTTCTCCTTCAAGCCTGTGGCCTTCGTGTTACTTCCATTAAGATTG ATCCTTATCTTAACACTGATGCTGGGACAATGTCTCCGTTTGAGCATGGAGAAGTATTTGTTTTGGATGATGGTGGAGAG GTGGACTTGGATCTTGGAAACTATGAGCGATTTCTAGACAGTACTTTGACCCGTGACAACAATTTAACAACCGGAAAGATATACCAG GCGGTTATTGATAAGGAAAGGAAAGGGGACTACCTTGGAAGAACTGTACAG gtgGTTCCGCATATAACTGATGCAATCCAAGAGTGGATTGAGCGTGTTGCTAATGTTCCCGTGGATGGAAAGGAAGGTCCTCCTGATGTCTGTGTCATTGAACTAGGAGGGACTATAG GTGATATTGAATCTATGCCCTTCATTGAGGCTCTTGGTCAATTCTCCTATAAAGTTG GGCCTGGCAATTTCTGCATTGTTCATGTTAGCCTTGTTCCTGTTCTCAGTGTTGTTGGTGAACAG AAGACAAAGCCAACTCAGCATAGCGTGCGAGGACTCAGAAGCCTTGGTTTAACTCCAAATATCCTTGCATGCCGCAGCACAAAG GCGCTTGAAGACAATGTGAAGACGAAACTATCTCAATTTTGCCATGTGCCG GAAGAGAATATTGTAACACTTTATGACGTTCCAAATATCTGGCACGTTCCGCTACTTCTAAGA GATCAAAAGGCTCATGAAGCAATCTTAAAAGAGTTGAACCTCCTTGG CAAAGCTGTAGAGGCTGACGTGACAGAATGGACTGCAAGAACTAAAGTCTATGATACACTACAAGAGCCT GTTAGAATTGCTATGGTTGGAAAGTACACTGGCCTTACTGATTCTTACCTTTCCGTGTTGAAG GCTCTTTTGCATGCTTCTGTTGCATGTCACAAGAAGCTTGTTGTAGATTGGGTGGCAGCCAGTGACCTTGAAGAGATTACAGCACATGAA GCGCCAGATGTCCACAAAGCTGCATGGGATCTTTTGAAG ggtgCTGATGGTATTCTAGTACCAGGAGGTTTTGGTGATAGAGGAGTGCAAGGGAAGATACTAGCTACAAAGTACGCCCGTGAGAATCAAGTCCCTTTCCTTGGCATATGTCTGGGAATGCAGCTGGCTGTTGTTGAATTTGCCCGCTCCATTCTTGGCTTTGAGGATGCAAACAGCACGGAGTTTGAGCCAGAAACGTCAAGCCCTTGCGTCATTTTTATGCCAGAA GGATCCACAACTCATATGGGTGGCACAATGCGCCTAGGTTCAAGGAGGACACACTTTCAGGTTCTTGATTGCAAGTCTGCTAAGTT GTACGGTAATGCAAAGTTTGTTGATGAGCGACACCGGCACAGATATGAG GTAAATCCAGATATGATACAAGAAATTGAGAATGCTGGGCTCTTATTTGTTGGAAAGGATGAGACTGGGCGTCGTATGGAG ATTGTGGAATTGCAGAATCATCCATACTTTGTGGGTGTTCAGTTTCATCCAGAGTTTAAGTCCAGACCTGGAAAACCTTCCGCATTGTTTCTAG GTCTTATAGCAGCAGCTTCTGGGTGTCTAGAAGCAGCTCTGCAAGCAAGTGGCAAGGTGAGCAAAGTTTCAACAACCAGAGTGGCCAATGGAACAGCAACAGGGAAAGTTTACCAGAACGGCAGTGTGTATGGCAATGGAAACGGGTTACATCACTGA